The DNA region gccggcgacggccaagacggtggcgccaagaagcggatgtagctagaccgctctctacttgcagcgttggcggacaggtggcgtccggagacgcacacgttccacttgccgtgcggggagatggcccccacgttgcaggacgtgtcgtacctgctcggtcttcccattgcgggtgaagctgttgacccggttgccgtgccacctttctggagggcggagctgcaggagcggtttgctccagcgaacccgccacttgttgtgaacgtacctgatttgcccggccccgccaagagttgggtaatacaatttagggtacgtccagttattttttatttaatttaattgaatcatatgtgagtacctctaagttttgaataaatatattacatgctcaggatctgcaccctctggctgggcagtacgaggtgtcacgatacctggaggcatatctgttgtggttgttcggatggactcttttctgcaactctaccggCAATTATGTGGATAAGGTGCTCATGCAATACGTGtgcgattgcggatgcggagccgggccaggtacctgggtggagctggggatcggcagtgcttgctgccacgtaccgaggcctttgccaggcctgtttgaagacggagaggaccgccgtcatcataggctgcccacttctgctgcagctatggtcgtacgagcgattcgccatagcacgtcccctaatcagcgaggagccttatccgcccgagatgtatgggatgtgggacgaggatagccccacgatggtTTCGCTTTggacctccgctggtacctccttcgcacgcgtccgtacgtcactctttcacgcattgatgacgcggagtatcagcaccagccgaccatctcggacacgtatccctcgtaccgtgatcaggagcaccgtggcgcggtacgtctttcgcaacttgaattatttaatcttttttataaaagatcgataacaatattactctgcatCACATTACGTATGCAGATTGATCTGATCAACtacgcggaggtcgaagctacatctcagatcacgttgcttgaacgtggagtacgtgtaccaCAGTACAAGGACACCTtgcgtaagattcaagacaacttgacgcgagcgttacgtgcattgacgtgtcgcggcagaggcgacgtgggggcctctagttcatctcatgcgtcagCCCatgtgtacacagctggcccgtcgacctctgcagcaccgcatgcagcgtccagcggtactgccgctacTTCAAGCTGTAAGTcttttataattgccatttcaatcacctttaatttacacgactaatttcatttatttttatagtcatgcactcgacggcaatgggacctcctcctgcaagaatggagcctcagacgtttggcgcgtatgctccaggaacgtctctcccgtcagATTCGATGCCAGCTGCAccagctgcaccgtactctcagggctacgctcagcatgcatggtcggcGGGAGCTCCTGCGTACGGTGctccattcggtgtgccggactgggacgactgggagggcggctctGCCACATGGTCAgagctggtgggcggcggcgccgagtctgacatcattggtccatcccagacgtatgacgctccaggtccgcagtcccaggatgaccccttcacgcctgcacctcctccgcctcgtcctcaccgtgctccagatgcatttacaTACTCGGAGGatcacatacgccgacgggTTAGGACTAGTgggggaggaccaagagagcgcgaggtccgggacatgcggggtagatactcctgattcggtcgactttttatatttaaactgtttttgtatgatatTATTTTTTTAATTGGTTGATATATCGTagtatcgtaatatttggattctacgttgcaaaacgttatcgtttaaccatattcatacgagttttagatagagcaatcttcctcataaaattgaattaaaattttaaatgtatacaaaagagtatggcgaatcaatattgtatttgaaaatagtctgaatttcaaatagactgtaaatcataaattccaacagaaaataataaaaaaatagaCATTCaacatcccgcccactggccgggcgggatgcctcccgccctgTGGCCGGGCGCGATGCTTCCTGCCTGCTGATCGGGCGGGATCCCTGCCTCAGggatctcttcgcgaataagaaactttcttattcgcgaaggggccctcgggaggggcctgcaaAAAACTTTTTGAATATCCCGCCctctggttgggcgggatgttcCCTCCCACCCGATCAACAGGCGGGAGTCACCCATTTTTCTTAATATTCGAAGCCGGCACCccttttcgaattttaatttttttaaccctttttttgaaaaaaactCACCTAGTATACCCATCCGAGTAGGGTAAGCCCATACTTTCAGCCCATCCGGTGTAAATCCTGGGCCATGAACCCTGGGCCTTTCGGTCCATGTTCACCAGTGTCCATTCATTCGGTCTGCTCCTGAGAAGGAAGAAAGGGTGTCAACAAGCACACACGACATGAGTCAGAAGATGAGGTGCACCTGTCGCCGAGAACCTTGAAACTTGAAAGCTGGACCGACCTTAGTGACTGCCGTCTGGTCAACGGCTGACACTCTGTTACACGCTAGCATACCCGATCAGGTAAGGTGCAAGATGCGGCAGGTACCGGAAGATATGCCTTTCCCCCTGTTCTTTTAAAGACTTCGCCCTCTTTTTTTTCCCCATTAGACGAAGAAAATCTTTCCTTTGTGCACGTGCACCAGGGGTTAAAAGAAAATCTAAAGCTATTTAATGAAGCAATTACCTGAGAATTGTAGAGTTGCTAGAGACATGGCGCAGTTGTACACCACGGTGATCTTGCATCTAGCTTCGCCACTGGCATGAGCTAGCTCGATATGATCCAGATTCTAGTGGCACATAATTTATCATTAGGAAAGACCAgcatacccccccccccccccgggtgTCACAGGAGTGACTCACCCGGACGCGGTCAACCCGGCCGTCGGCACGTCCGCCAGCGTAGCGTGTTCGTGGCCGCAGCTCCCGCAGGTGCCCGTCGCTGCTtgctcgcccgccgccccgccggcgcATTTATCCGTCCGCGCGCGACCCATCAAGATATCTATCCATCTCTCCACCTGCCGCTGCTGCCCATCCACGGATAGAAGCTTTGTACCAGGCTAGTAGGCTACCAGCAAGCTGCCGTGTCGCACCAACCCAGCGGTCCATCAGTCCATGAGTCCATCCTCCATGGTCCGGGCGCGGGCGGTGGTAACGCCCTAATGCCGAACGATGATGAATCGTTGGAGTGGGCGTGTGTGTGTGGTGCCCGGTGTGGACAGACACAGGACAGTCGTGGTCGTGGGGATGGGGAGCGGCGCAGGCGACCTGTCGACGCACGCGTCGAGTGGCAGGGGCTGGCTTTGGAAAGGGAGCGGCGGCGCCTGCAATCAGCTGGTGGTCGCTCGGCGTCGACCACATGCCGGGATCCGGGAATGCCGGCGCGGCGGCCCTCCAACAGAATTGAGCGTCTGAGCTCAGGCGTGCAGCAGCGGCAGAGCAAAGTACACCTGGCGTCCTGGCGATGGCCGATGGGGTACCACCGCCCCAGTGTGGGTGTGGCTGGTCCAGGCATCCCGCGCAGTGTGCCGCCTGTCCCTCCGACGGCAGCGGGGTAGAGCAGGAGCAGCCGCGCGGGAGAACATTTTGGTCGGGCCCTCGAACGCGATCGTTTCTCGTTGTCAAATCAGATCGTCGTCGTCAGGATCGAAGGCACGGCAAAATCGACTTTTGAGAAATACTTTCATGAATGTCAGCTGAAAAAAGATAtaaagaaggaaaaaaaatgcaCCAGCCGGGAATCGAACCCGGGTCTGTACCGTGGCAGGGTACTATTCTACCACTAGACCACTGGTGCTTTGGTGCTGCGAGTAATCGTTCATATATATCTGTTCTGTGTACGCTGTGTTGTACTAAGGCTGTCCCCAACGGTATCCTCCAGACCGTTCTGTACCctatatatatagagaagatttcattctctattgctccagcagcgttctctaaatggtcctctaaaatagagaacgctacaggtttcctctatatagagagattctctctcctcttctctattttttctttacgttttaaacattgaattaaataaaaataaaatatatccatagcatttgaggtatgataaatacgtacgtacaaaaatttagaacaaaatacgtttctaatatagggtttaatgtatagagaacgagatttagagaacgttgttggagagaaatgagatatagaggagagaatcttgtagagaattctgtaaattaAGGATATAGAGAAGGATATAAAGAACGACGGTTGAAGATAGCCTAACAATATACTAACATGACAAAAGCTAAGGCTACGGGGCCTGTCCTGTTTCCTCATCTCACTCCCTGTCCTTCCCTGTCTACATACGCTGGTGCTGATGCAGCACAGGCCTACAGGAGAAGGCGACAGAGAATGACGCGCCGTGGAGCACGATGCAGAACGGACGGAGCAGACATTGTCTTGTCCCGGAGTTTACCTAGCGGCTAGCGCGGGCGCGCCCAAACGCGCGGCGACGCAGACCCGGCTAAACGAAAGCGATCCAAGGCCGGGCGGGGCTCTAATGTTCCTGTCGGCTATCGCAGCGGTCGCGAGCGATCAAGGTCGCTGTGACAGGGCGGGGGCAACTGTTGGTTGAGAGTCGAGACATCAGCGAGCGGGCGGCGTAGGAGAGGGACGCGGCAGCAGTGCGCTACGCGTCTAGGCAGTCCTCGTAGCACTCTTATCTAGCAGAAAAGGCCCGGTGCCGGAAGCAACTTTAGCAGCAGcaccagctgctgctgctgctccaacTCCAAGCAACGCACCTGGTGACACCAAGCTCAATCGATCCGCCCAGCTAACCCACAAACGCGGAGGGAAAGAACATCAGAGGTCGGTCACTTTGCTGATAAAGAATATGACTAGAAAAGTAGAGACTAGAAAAGAATCGGAAAATGGATGGTCCCGGGTTGTCCTGTTGTACTTATTTGACAGGATGCCACTCCATTTGttgacgacggcgaggccgaggtcTCCCCGGCGTTTGCGCGTGAAGACCTGCGCGGATCGAACCGGAGTTACCTGCCGTCGCTCGTCAGTAAGCGCGTTACATGCTTGTAAACTTGCAAAAAGAAGTGATTAGTAGTCAAGGAGTCCACTACCGCAACGCAATTCAGAGGTAAACAAACAACCCTCGCTCGCTCCATCAACCGTCGTTGCGGCAACCCGGTCCGCGTCGCGATCGGCGAGAACAAGTTGTAgaccacgacgacgacgacgccgcgACGAGCCAAGCTACGAGCACGCCCCGTAACACGGCAGGTTCTAACGACGGGAAGTACAGCGAACGGGAAGGGAGGTGGGCGCATTGCCAACTGCCTGAAGGTTTCGGTTCGCGTCAGTTTTATCGCGGGAAGGGCGGCAGATCCCGTTCCCGCGTCTCAGGCTGTCAGAAAGCTCGCTCGGGGAAGGGATCCCGGATTCCCTTGTCCTTCACGGGACAGTCAACAACGACGCTGAACGAGCGCCCCGACGAAAGAGGGCGCGGCGGGAGGCGTCGTTCCGGAGGAAGCGTGCGCCAACCCGACTGGGATTCGTACGAGAACATGGGGAGTTGGGAACCTTGCTTGCTTGCAGGGTAGAGGGAGACCGTGGTGGGGCGGTGGCGGGGCCTGGAGCCCTGGGCCGAGTTGAGCCCAGCGATTTCATCATCAACCAAAAACTGAGCGAACCAACCACGGCTTCGATTGAATTTTGACCCCCTGTGTTTTTCAACTAACCCTGTTATTTACCAGGGATTTTGAACAGTAGCAGACAATTGTCTGCCATCCTTCAGTCAGAACCCCTACCAAGACGGAaggagaggggaaaagaaacaAATTCTCGGACACAACACTAATCAACACCTACGTGTGGAGTAGTGCTAGCACCTTTCTGCTACAGTAATATACAAGATTACCTATCTTTCACCCTTTTTTTACTATAATTTACTACCAATCTAGAACTACCATTACCCAGTCTGATGCTTCTTTACAACGACGATCAGCAGCAAGAAACAAACGAACGCGGGCAGGGTGAGGGGTGTCAGTCACTGGGAGCGCAAGCGAGGTGCCCTCGGCAGCTCGGCTCGCCTCTAGGTCCAGAGCCCCAGCGTCTCGAAGACGCGCACGGCGAAGAAGCAGAGGTAGATGGCGACGAGCCCGACGCCGTAGACGCGGTCGATGCGCATCCCGCGGACGGGCACCACGAACAGCGCCCACGCCAGCGCCGCGCCCAGGAACCCCACCGCCTCGTACGCCGCCGCGTCCGCGGGCACCACGAACGGCGCCGGGTGCTGCGCGcccgccgccagcgccagcgACAGGCCCAGCCCCACCACCGTGTTGAACAGCGGGCCCGCGTAGCACCCGGACACCGCCGTCTGCGCGCCGCCGGGGCCGCCGTGCACCGCCATCGCCACGTTCGACACCAGGTCGCCCAGGGAGTCGCCCCACGCCAGCACCGTCACGCCCAGGACGCTCGGCTTGATCCCGGCCACGTACCCCATGGCCACCAGGAGCGCCACGAGCTCGCGGGCCAGGGTGTAGGCCCACAGCACGCTCATCAGGAACCCCGCGGCGAGCCACGGCACTCGGTGTTTACGGCCGCGGGGAGGGGAGTTGGCGTCCGTGGTGGCCGCGGCGAGCGCCGCGAGCAGGAGGCCGAGGATGGCGCCGCCAAGGAGCTCCGCGAGGCTGTGCCGGTGGGAGGAGGACACCAGGTGGTGGCGCTGCGAGGTCCAGGTGAAGGCGAGGAGGACCGGCGCCAgcgcggcggaggcgacggcgtaGGGGCGGGACCAGCGGTGCGCAGCGATGTCCGGGATGGTGAGGCGGCGCGGGAGGTACAGCGGCATGCAGAGCGCGCGCGCGATGCAATGCAGCCAGGCTGTTCCCCTTGATGCGGCACCAGATGCCCCCGACTCTGTCTTGGAGTAGGACGGCAGGGACGGGACGTCGTCGCCGTAGTCCTCATcgaggaggagcggcgcggcgagcccggcggccggcggcttgCCCTGCTCGGCGCAGCAGTGCGAGGTCCAGACGATGATGACGTAGCCGACGTAGAGCGAGACGAACGACACGGCGACCCAGACGGTGACCGCGCCGTTCACCAGCACGGCGAGCAGGTAGCagagcgcgaggaggaggaagcagaggTCGCGCACGAACCCGCGCCACTCAACGAcgaccccgccgcgcgcgcccacgGCGAGCCCGACGGCGCCCGCGACGACGGTGGACACGAACAGCGCCCCGCCGAGCGCGCTGCTGagcccgacccctccgccgtcgccCTCGGCGAACGAGACGACGCTGGCGAACAGGTCGGGCGCGCCGTTGCCGAGCGAGAGCAGCGTGACGCCCGCGACGGCGGGGGGCAGGCGCAGCGCCGCGGAGAGGCCCTCGAGCGACGcgcagaagtactcggacgcggTGTCGCCCAGCAGGTAGAAGAGCACCGCCAGCCACAGCGCGAGCGCGGCGCACGCCGTAGCCGGCGCGCCGGCGAAGCCGCAGTAGAAGAGGCGGAGGTAGTCCACGTACCCCGCCGGGGAGCAGGGGGAGTGCGCGCGGAGGTACGCGCACCGGGCCGCCCCGCCGTCGATGGACTGCAGCTCCGCGCAGTCGTCCCCCTGCCCCTTCCCGGAGGACGACGACGGGGTAACACCGAGAACCGCGCCGCTGGCCGgggcggtggaggtggaggtgaaGGAGTCGCCGTCGCGGCCGGGAGCAgcgggaagggaggaggaggtgaggaggagcacgaggagcaggaggaagcaGGCGctggggacggcggcgggggcagtGCGCGCGCGCCCGTGGGAGAGCGCCATAAAATGGGGAGCTTTGCGGGGGGTTTAACCGGAGCGGGGCTCGGCCGGCATGCCTTGCAGggcgcgcgcccgcgcgcggcGGCTGGGGATCTCGGTCCGgtgcgggggcggaggcggtcgTGGGGCTCGTGACGAGATGCGCGGGGGCGGGGGACTCGTGGGCGGCTCTGCTCGGTTCGGAGCTCAGAGGCCGCACGACTGGAGGAGAGGCAACCACTGGCTGGGCTGGGGGGCGGGCGCTTCCCAATCCCTCCGCGTTAAGTAATGGCCGGGAACAGTGGAGACGAAGAGGAGGAGAGGAGTCCGTGCGAGGCGACGGTGTGGTGGCGCGTCCGCGTGGAGGACGGGCGGGGGGAAGGGGATTCTGGTGGCCTCCTGGGGACGGGGGATTGGGGCGGTCGGTGGCGACGCCGTgaatgggaaggggaaggaggagaagcggcggcgggcCTGCCGGCAGTTGCCGTGTGGTGGTGTGGATTCGGAGgcggacgcgcgcggttcgagCGGGTACGTGGAGGAGGCGTGTGATGGTGACGGTTGGCTTCGGGAGTGCTGCCGGGCGCCGTGGCCCGTGCCGCGTGGCCGTGTCCGTGGCGCCGGCCTCGCGAAAACGAAAGGAGATTTCTGCGGCGGGCACCGGCGGAGCGATCGGCTTGGCTCGATGGGGCAGGGCGAGCTTGCCGACGGCGCTCGGCTTTGGCTCGGCCTGCAAGACGTCCGCGTTGGTCTCTGCGGCTTGGAGCGCGACGGGACCGCGTGCTGGAAATGTTGTTTCCACAGAGGACGAACTTGAGAATACATTTAGAGCTCACTGGAATTTGCACCGAAATGTTGTTCCACAAGAGGAGGAAAATTTCTCACGCCGCGGTCTCTGTCGGGCGAAAAGGCAGCATCGCTGTTAGCCCTCTGCCGAGATTGGGTTGCCATAGGCTCTCCTAGACATGATCAAGTAAGCCCACCCTCGTGCTGCGTAGGGGCAACTGGCAGGAGCGCCTATAATTAGCACAAAGAGGCGAAGGCGATTAAGGTATCCTGAGCCTTGAGTTATCCGCCGCAAGCCAAAAATCGGCAACCACTCGTTAGTTCTCGGACGGTCCATGTCCGAAACGGACGCGCGAAACTGCAAAAGGCGATCTTGGGCGTGCGCGAGTTCCCGGGCCGGCGCTGAACCCGGCCGTGACGCTGACGGCGCGCGACGCTACGCGCCGAACCAATCGGACGAGATCCCGCCGGCCGGAATCACCCGCGGATCAGGCAGCGAACCCGCGTTTTCCGCCAGCTCGTGCCGTCGCCGGTCGCGGTCGCTCTCCGACATCTGCCGCGCGGGGAGccgccgacggcgagggcgaGAAGATGCGAAGTCCGGGCCTCCAGGGGAACGCAGGAGAGGGAGTTGCGGGCCGGCggaagaggcggcggcgcccgcggtcGCCGTCAGCTCGGAGCGCGCGCGACCACGACGGGCATGGTATGGTATCAGCGAGCGCCGTGCCGTGCACGGACGAGGCGAGACGGCGGGGCTTTCGGTTGGACGCGCGCCGGGCGTTTCCACGTACGCGTCGGCGCAACTGCTGGAGTGCACGTACGTACGCGTGACACGAGCTTTCCAGCTGAAAGTTCGGATTCGATGTTAGAGTAATCCTGGCAGTTCCGTCGTTTTGGGGGGCAAAGACAGAAGCCTGGATGGCTGGATGCGGCGTACATTTTCGCCTCGATTCGCCTCTAAAAGGCAAGCCCACCAGAAACTGTGGTCAAACTCCAATCGTTCAGGTCTTCCCGTGCCCTTTGGGGAATGCAGcgtttttttctctctttttgagaaggaagaagaaggcgataacctttcaaaaaaaaaagaagaagaaaagaaatagaatgcgagaggcggcggccggcggcagccgTGCGAAGGACACCGCGATTGTGCGCTGGGATCTGGGGAACGCTGCGTCTGGTTTGGGTGGGTGCCTACCTACGTGGAGGCGACCGAGGATTCGGTCGGTCGGTCATGTTCTCCTCTGCTGTCTGATCCTGTGATTCTGATTCGTGTGGTCAGGGATGTACGGTTTCCGTGTGGTCCGCCGCCCGTGGCCTGCCCTGCCGTGCCCTCTGTCGCTCGACATCGGCTGTTGCTGGCCTGCCAAATCTTTGTTTCCTGGCGAGGGTAGAGTTTTTTTTTCcagaaattttacagaaaacgCAGCAAATCATTGGAAACCACTAAAACGTGCTGTGTCCCTGCGCTGTGCGCTTCTTGTGTCTGTCTGACGAAAGACAAACCTCCTGCACATATCTCGAATTTTAGCGGACAAAAGTGGGGGTTTAGCACCGAATTATTCACTAAATCCAAAATCCGGCAATGATTCGGTGATCCTGGGATTCGTAACGGCAGTTTGAGCATCTAAAGTCTCTCTCTTTTTTACTGTTTCTGATAAATCCCTCCAAGAAAAACACCCAATGCGGCCCTGCTCTTAAGCTTTCAAAATGGCACACCACAGCCGATGATTGGTTTTTAACCTAGGCTACGATGTGCGATCATTATCTACAGGTCCGCCCCCACTTTTATATAAGAAAC from Panicum hallii strain FIL2 chromosome 9, PHallii_v3.1, whole genome shotgun sequence includes:
- the LOC112873643 gene encoding cation/calcium exchanger 1-like — its product is MALSHGRARTAPAAVPSACFLLLLVLLLTSSSLPAAPGRDGDSFTSTSTAPASGAVLGVTPSSSSGKGQGDDCAELQSIDGGAARCAYLRAHSPCSPAGYVDYLRLFYCGFAGAPATACAALALWLAVLFYLLGDTASEYFCASLEGLSAALRLPPAVAGVTLLSLGNGAPDLFASVVSFAEGDGGGVGLSSALGGALFVSTVVAGAVGLAVGARGGVVVEWRGFVRDLCFLLLALCYLLAVLVNGAVTVWVAVSFVSLYVGYVIIVWTSHCCAEQGKPPAAGLAAPLLLDEDYGDDVPSLPSYSKTESGASGAASRGTAWLHCIARALCMPLYLPRRLTIPDIAAHRWSRPYAVASAALAPVLLAFTWTSQRHHLVSSSHRHSLAELLGGAILGLLLAALAAATTDANSPPRGRKHRVPWLAAGFLMSVLWAYTLARELVALLVAMGYVAGIKPSVLGVTVLAWGDSLGDLVSNVAMAVHGGPGGAQTAVSGCYAGPLFNTVVGLGLSLALAAGAQHPAPFVVPADAAAYEAVGFLGAALAWALFVVPVRGMRIDRVYGVGLVAIYLCFFAVRVFETLGLWT